One genomic window of Lytechinus variegatus isolate NC3 chromosome 1, Lvar_3.0, whole genome shotgun sequence includes the following:
- the LOC121426913 gene encoding carbohydrate sulfotransferase 11-like isoform X1, whose protein sequence is MNDREVQRIREEPMMNSKTSLDDFDSLSMKRYLMRWCALCMVAMVMIVAWEMGFYVASITEGRGSLPKYHTNRRQVSLSETEDPKMIIEREQSERRSKLKKECELAEMDSNTVSEYTIKHMLVVEDYELVYCFIPKVGCSNWKRILMVLDNQTDSVQGLTSDEVHINGKFKFLSTYGQEERKRILKDYNKFFFVRHPFERILSVFKNKLENLKNYRKNRHFHRFGREMIKRWRSSASQAELLTGENATWSEFIQYLTHTQRRRKFEMSDVYFSDHWTEMYKICSPCAVEYDFIGLLENVAEESKYFLDKLGVGRKVQYLGSETSRPTNSSERSVYEKYYSQLSHEDLVKLWEIYKYDFQFFGYPKPWFVPDL, encoded by the exons atgaatgacagaGAGGTGCAAAGGATCAGAGAAGAGCCCATGATGAATTCCAA AACTAGTCTGGATGATTTTGACTCTTTGTCAATGAAGCGATACCTGATGAGATGGTGTGCTTTGTGTATGGTTGCCATGGTGATGATCGTGGCATGGGAGATGGGTTTCTATGTCGCTTCAATTACAGAAGGAAGAG GTTCACTTCCCAAGTATCACACGAATCGAAGACAGGTTTCCTTGAGCGAAACAGAAGATCCGAAAATGATTATCGAACGTGAGCAATCTGAACGACGATCAAAGCTGAAAAAAGAGTGCGAATTAGCCGAGATGGACTCAAACACGGTATCGGAATACACCATAAAGCATATGCTTGTGGTGGAAGATTATGAACTCGTTTATTGTTTCATCCCGAAAGTGGGATGCAGCAATTGGAAAAGGATTCTAATGGTACTTGATAATCAAACAGATTCCGTCCAAGGACTAACATCTGATGAAGTTCATATAAACGGGAAATTCAAATTTCTGTCAACGTATGGACAAGAAGAGAGGAAACGGATCCTCAAAGATTACAATAAATTCTTCTTTGTGAGACATCCTTTTGAGAGAATCCTCTCTGTATTTAAAAATAAGCTGGAGAATCTAAAAAATTACCGGAAAAATCGACATTTCCATCGATTTGGGAGAGAAATGATCAAACGTTGGCGATCAAGCGCCAGTCAGGCCGAGCTGTTGACCGGCGAGAATGCAACATGGTCAGAGTTCATACAGTACCTTACCCATACACAAAGACgaagaaagtttgaaatgtcagatGTCTATTTCAGTGATCATTGGACAGAGATGTACAAGATTTGTTCACCCTGCGCTGTAGAGTATGATTTCATCGGCCTCCTTGAGAATGTTGCTGAAGAGTCGAAATACTTTCTAGATAAACTGGGCGTGGGTAGAAAGGTACAATACCTTGGTTCTGAGACTAGTAGACCAACGAATAGTTCAGAAAGGAGTGTCTATGAAAAATACTACTCACAACTCTCTCATGAAGATCTGGTCAAGCTATGGGAAATATACAAGTATGATTTCCAATTCTTTGGTTATCCGAAACCTTGGTTCGTACCAgatttgtga
- the LOC121426913 gene encoding carbohydrate sulfotransferase 11-like isoform X2, whose protein sequence is MKRYLMRWCALCMVAMVMIVAWEMGFYVASITEGRGSLPKYHTNRRQVSLSETEDPKMIIEREQSERRSKLKKECELAEMDSNTVSEYTIKHMLVVEDYELVYCFIPKVGCSNWKRILMVLDNQTDSVQGLTSDEVHINGKFKFLSTYGQEERKRILKDYNKFFFVRHPFERILSVFKNKLENLKNYRKNRHFHRFGREMIKRWRSSASQAELLTGENATWSEFIQYLTHTQRRRKFEMSDVYFSDHWTEMYKICSPCAVEYDFIGLLENVAEESKYFLDKLGVGRKVQYLGSETSRPTNSSERSVYEKYYSQLSHEDLVKLWEIYKYDFQFFGYPKPWFVPDL, encoded by the exons ATGAAGCGATACCTGATGAGATGGTGTGCTTTGTGTATGGTTGCCATGGTGATGATCGTGGCATGGGAGATGGGTTTCTATGTCGCTTCAATTACAGAAGGAAGAG GTTCACTTCCCAAGTATCACACGAATCGAAGACAGGTTTCCTTGAGCGAAACAGAAGATCCGAAAATGATTATCGAACGTGAGCAATCTGAACGACGATCAAAGCTGAAAAAAGAGTGCGAATTAGCCGAGATGGACTCAAACACGGTATCGGAATACACCATAAAGCATATGCTTGTGGTGGAAGATTATGAACTCGTTTATTGTTTCATCCCGAAAGTGGGATGCAGCAATTGGAAAAGGATTCTAATGGTACTTGATAATCAAACAGATTCCGTCCAAGGACTAACATCTGATGAAGTTCATATAAACGGGAAATTCAAATTTCTGTCAACGTATGGACAAGAAGAGAGGAAACGGATCCTCAAAGATTACAATAAATTCTTCTTTGTGAGACATCCTTTTGAGAGAATCCTCTCTGTATTTAAAAATAAGCTGGAGAATCTAAAAAATTACCGGAAAAATCGACATTTCCATCGATTTGGGAGAGAAATGATCAAACGTTGGCGATCAAGCGCCAGTCAGGCCGAGCTGTTGACCGGCGAGAATGCAACATGGTCAGAGTTCATACAGTACCTTACCCATACACAAAGACgaagaaagtttgaaatgtcagatGTCTATTTCAGTGATCATTGGACAGAGATGTACAAGATTTGTTCACCCTGCGCTGTAGAGTATGATTTCATCGGCCTCCTTGAGAATGTTGCTGAAGAGTCGAAATACTTTCTAGATAAACTGGGCGTGGGTAGAAAGGTACAATACCTTGGTTCTGAGACTAGTAGACCAACGAATAGTTCAGAAAGGAGTGTCTATGAAAAATACTACTCACAACTCTCTCATGAAGATCTGGTCAAGCTATGGGAAATATACAAGTATGATTTCCAATTCTTTGGTTATCCGAAACCTTGGTTCGTACCAgatttgtga